The following are from one region of the Melaminivora suipulveris genome:
- a CDS encoding DMT family transporter, with translation MSLQAFGLILLAGLIHALWNIAAKKAGGDARFAFFTSALMMLVWAPLGWWLGRDAVPLWGAREWAIVAVSGVLHVVYYVTLLRGYRKADLTVVYPLARGTGPLLSSLTAIVLLGERLTAWGALGIAAVVGGVFLIAGGPALLRARRGGEAQQRLRKGLLYGVLTGVFIASYTVVDGYAVKAMLLSPILVDYMGNLVRVAVLAPAALRRPAELRALWATQWRHALLVATVSPIAYVLVLYAMQSAPLSLVAPAREVSMLFAALIGGHLLGEGDRAARIAGAVLIAGGVAALALG, from the coding sequence ATGTCCTTGCAAGCCTTCGGCTTGATCCTGCTGGCCGGCCTGATCCATGCGCTGTGGAACATCGCCGCCAAGAAGGCCGGCGGCGACGCGCGTTTTGCCTTCTTCACGTCGGCGCTGATGATGCTGGTCTGGGCGCCGCTGGGCTGGTGGCTGGGGCGGGACGCCGTGCCGCTGTGGGGCGCGCGCGAATGGGCCATCGTGGCCGTCAGCGGCGTGTTGCACGTGGTCTATTACGTGACGCTGCTGCGCGGCTACCGCAAGGCCGATCTGACGGTGGTCTATCCGCTCGCGCGCGGCACCGGGCCGCTGCTGTCGTCGCTGACCGCCATTGTGCTGCTGGGCGAGCGGCTGACGGCCTGGGGTGCTTTGGGCATCGCGGCGGTGGTGGGCGGGGTGTTTTTGATCGCCGGCGGGCCGGCGCTGCTGCGCGCGCGACGGGGCGGCGAGGCGCAGCAGCGGCTGCGCAAGGGGCTGCTGTACGGCGTGCTCACGGGCGTGTTCATCGCCAGCTACACGGTGGTCGACGGCTATGCGGTCAAGGCCATGCTGCTGTCGCCCATCCTCGTGGACTACATGGGCAACCTGGTGCGCGTGGCGGTGCTGGCGCCGGCGGCGCTGCGCCGCCCGGCCGAGCTGCGCGCGCTGTGGGCCACGCAGTGGCGCCACGCCCTGCTGGTGGCCACCGTGAGCCCCATCGCCTACGTGCTGGTGCTGTACGCCATGCAGAGCGCGCCGCTGTCGCTGGTGGCGCCGGCGCGCGAGGTCTCGATGCTGTTCGCCGCGCTGATCGGCGGGCATCTGCTGGGCGAGGGCGACCGCGCGGCGCGCATCGCCGGCGCGGTGCTGATTGCCGGCGGCGTGGCGGCTCTGGCGCTGGGGTAG
- a CDS encoding LysE family translocator, with translation MPAAQSLIAFFGVAALLALTPGPDNLFVLVQSAQRGWRAGMCVVLGLCLGLVGHTAAVALGLAAVFAASSAAFTALKLCGAAYLAWLAWGALRAPAGGGEHAEPPVPGARPAGADARTGALRMVGRGVVMNLTNPKVLIFFLAFLPQFADPGRGPLAPQIMLLGLVFMLATLLVFGAIACFSGAFGALLQRSARAQRLLNRTAGLVFLGLALRLATAQR, from the coding sequence ATGCCCGCCGCACAGAGCCTGATCGCCTTCTTCGGCGTCGCCGCGCTGCTGGCGCTGACGCCCGGCCCGGACAACCTGTTCGTGCTGGTGCAGTCCGCGCAGCGCGGCTGGCGCGCCGGCATGTGCGTGGTGCTGGGCCTGTGCCTGGGATTGGTGGGTCATACCGCCGCCGTGGCGCTGGGCCTGGCGGCGGTGTTCGCCGCGTCCAGCGCGGCTTTTACCGCGCTCAAGCTGTGCGGCGCCGCCTATCTGGCGTGGCTGGCCTGGGGTGCGTTGCGCGCGCCCGCGGGCGGAGGCGAGCACGCCGAGCCGCCTGTGCCGGGCGCCCGGCCCGCTGGTGCTGACGCGCGCACCGGAGCGCTGCGCATGGTCGGGCGTGGCGTGGTCATGAATCTGACCAACCCCAAGGTGCTGATCTTCTTCCTGGCCTTCCTGCCGCAGTTCGCCGACCCCGGCCGCGGCCCGCTGGCGCCGCAGATCATGCTGCTGGGGCTGGTGTTCATGCTGGCGACGCTGCTGGTCTTCGGTGCCATCGCGTGCTTTTCCGGCGCGTTCGGCGCGCTGTTGCAGCGTTCGGCGCGGGCGCAGCGGCTGCTCAACCGCACGGCCGGCCTGGTGTTCCTGGGGCTGGCGCTGCGGTTGGCGACGGCGCAGCGGTGA
- the folE gene encoding GTP cyclohydrolase I — protein sequence MSDLPAATGQRAMPDEGTPVSVKIRERLAAARRRCHANDNIAEFIEPGELELLLDEVQAKMQGVLDSLVIDTDGDHNTRDTARRVAKMYVNEVFKGRYVQPPPITEFPNAERLNELMIVGPLTVRSACSHHFCPVIGKIWIGILPNEHTNVIGLSKYARLVDWVMGRPQIQEEAVVQLADLIMEKTQPDGLAIVMEASHFCMSWRGVREMDGKMLNSVMRGAFLTDPTLRREFLSLIPSRN from the coding sequence ATGTCTGACCTTCCTGCCGCCACCGGGCAGCGCGCCATGCCTGATGAGGGCACGCCTGTCTCCGTCAAGATCCGCGAACGCCTGGCCGCCGCACGCCGGCGCTGCCACGCCAACGACAACATCGCCGAGTTCATCGAGCCGGGCGAGCTGGAGCTGCTTCTCGACGAAGTGCAGGCCAAGATGCAGGGCGTGCTCGACAGCCTGGTCATCGACACCGACGGCGACCACAACACGCGCGACACCGCCCGCCGCGTGGCCAAGATGTACGTGAACGAGGTCTTCAAGGGCCGCTACGTGCAGCCGCCACCCATCACCGAATTCCCCAACGCCGAGCGCCTGAACGAGCTGATGATCGTCGGCCCGCTCACCGTGCGCAGCGCCTGCAGCCACCATTTTTGCCCGGTGATCGGCAAGATCTGGATCGGCATCCTGCCCAACGAGCACACCAACGTCATCGGCCTGTCCAAGTACGCGCGGCTGGTGGACTGGGTCATGGGCCGTCCGCAGATCCAGGAGGAGGCCGTGGTGCAACTGGCCGACCTGATCATGGAAAAGACCCAGCCCGACGGGCTGGCCATCGTCATGGAGGCCAGCCACTTTTGCATGTCCTGGCGCGGCGTGCGCGAGATGGACGGCAAGATGCTGAATTCGGTCATGCGCGGCGCGTTTCTCACCGACCCTACGCTCAGGCGCGAATTTCTCTCGCTCATCCCGTCCCGCAACTGA
- the clsB gene encoding cardiolipin synthase ClsB, translated as MRAPLRPRARRSNHQVALLQGTAEFFPALVRAMDAALSDIQFETYIFDTTGSGAEVAHALVRAAQRGVRVHLVVDGFGTGRLPQPWLQAFADAGVRLQVYSPMGPLGLLLPKRWRRLHRKLCVVDGRVLFCGGINVLDDFHDPNHGALTDPRLDFAVRVQGHLVTQASDAMEQLWWNLKAGQDARQRRLGLALADWRAARAARLKGRQALKAGRGMRALLLLRDNLGHRASIERAYRRAIGRARHEIIIANAYFIPGAKLRRALKLAAARGVRVQLLLQGRYEYFMQYHAARPVYGALLAAGVEIHEYAPSFLHAKVAVIDAHGARPWATVGSSNLDPLSLLLAREANVVVKDGAFARELRTRLVQAIEQADQRLDAQAYASRPWRQRLLDRVAFGCMRAALWVSGNRY; from the coding sequence GTGCGCGCCCCGCTGCGCCCGCGCGCACGCCGCTCCAACCACCAGGTCGCCCTGTTGCAGGGAACGGCCGAGTTCTTCCCGGCGCTGGTGCGCGCCATGGACGCGGCGCTGTCGGACATCCAGTTCGAGACCTATATCTTCGACACCACGGGCAGCGGCGCCGAGGTGGCCCACGCCCTGGTGCGCGCCGCGCAGCGCGGCGTGCGCGTGCATCTGGTGGTCGATGGTTTCGGCACCGGCCGGCTGCCCCAGCCGTGGCTGCAGGCCTTTGCCGATGCCGGCGTGCGGCTACAGGTCTATTCGCCCATGGGGCCGCTCGGGCTGCTGCTGCCCAAGCGCTGGCGCCGGCTGCACCGCAAGCTGTGCGTGGTCGACGGGCGGGTGCTGTTTTGCGGCGGCATCAACGTGCTGGACGATTTTCACGATCCCAACCACGGCGCGCTGACCGATCCTCGCCTGGACTTTGCCGTGCGCGTGCAGGGTCACCTGGTGACGCAGGCCAGCGACGCCATGGAGCAGCTGTGGTGGAACCTGAAGGCCGGGCAGGACGCGCGCCAGCGCCGCCTGGGCCTGGCGCTGGCGGACTGGCGCGCTGCGCGCGCCGCCAGGCTCAAGGGCCGGCAGGCGCTGAAGGCCGGGCGCGGCATGCGCGCGCTCCTGCTGCTGCGCGACAACCTCGGCCACCGCGCCAGCATCGAGCGCGCTTACCGCCGGGCGATTGGGCGCGCGCGCCACGAGATCATCATCGCCAACGCCTACTTCATCCCCGGCGCCAAGCTGCGCCGCGCCTTGAAGCTGGCCGCCGCGCGCGGCGTGCGCGTGCAGCTGCTGCTACAGGGGCGCTATGAATACTTCATGCAATACCACGCGGCGCGGCCGGTCTATGGCGCGCTGCTGGCCGCCGGCGTGGAGATCCACGAGTACGCTCCCAGCTTTCTGCACGCCAAGGTGGCGGTGATCGACGCGCACGGCGCGCGGCCCTGGGCCACGGTAGGCTCCTCCAACCTCGATCCGCTGTCGCTCTTGCTGGCGCGCGAGGCCAACGTGGTCGTCAAGGACGGCGCCTTCGCCCGCGAGCTGCGCACACGCCTGGTGCAGGCCATCGAGCAGGCCGACCAGCGCCTGGACGCCCAGGCCTACGCCAGCCGGCCCTGGCGCCAGCGGCTGCTGGACCGCGTGGCGTTTGGCTGCATGCGCGCGGCGCTGTGGGTCAGCGGCAACCGTTACTGA
- a CDS encoding amidase, translated as MAELHELSARELLAGYRARSFSPVEATRAVLAHIERWEPHLRATWLLRPEAALRQARESEARWLRGAPCGPLDGVPATLKDNIATAGDPTPLGTAATDLAPAASDAPPAARLREAGAVLVAKTTMPDFGMLSSGLSSFHALARNPWDLTKGPGGSSSGAGAAAAAGYGPLHVGTDIGGSVRLPASWCGIFTLKPSLGRVPIDPPYTGRAAGPMTRSVGDAVLLMQALSRPDARDSMGLPAQDIAWGDYAAGPDILRGLRIGLLLDAGCGLPVQPEVRAAALAAAQLLEQAGATIVPMRPFLTRAMLDGMDHFWRMRSYMDLRQLPPERQARVLPFIRDWAMSAAGFDGAHVYQASQQFHATRVATVQACAQVDYVLSPVAPITAFAAELPSPTNDPLRPLEHIAFTVPYNMSEQPAASINCAWSSAGLPIGLQIAGQRFDDLGVLRVAHAFEQLRGPQRPWPRPPG; from the coding sequence ATGGCCGAGCTGCATGAGTTGTCCGCGCGCGAGCTGCTGGCGGGCTACCGCGCGCGCAGTTTTTCACCGGTCGAGGCCACGCGCGCGGTGCTGGCGCACATCGAGCGCTGGGAGCCGCATTTGCGCGCCACCTGGCTGCTGCGCCCCGAGGCGGCACTGCGGCAGGCGCGCGAGAGCGAGGCGCGCTGGCTGCGCGGCGCGCCTTGCGGGCCGCTCGATGGCGTGCCGGCCACGCTCAAGGACAACATCGCCACCGCTGGCGACCCGACACCACTGGGCACGGCCGCGACCGACCTGGCTCCGGCCGCGTCGGATGCCCCGCCCGCCGCACGGCTGCGCGAGGCCGGCGCGGTGCTGGTGGCCAAGACCACCATGCCCGACTTCGGCATGCTGTCCTCGGGACTGTCGTCGTTCCACGCGCTGGCGCGCAACCCATGGGACCTCACCAAGGGCCCTGGCGGCTCCAGCTCCGGCGCGGGCGCGGCGGCGGCGGCCGGCTACGGCCCGCTGCACGTGGGCACCGACATAGGCGGGTCGGTGCGCCTGCCGGCCAGCTGGTGCGGCATCTTCACGCTCAAACCCAGCCTGGGGCGCGTCCCCATCGATCCGCCCTACACCGGCCGCGCGGCCGGCCCCATGACGCGCAGCGTGGGCGACGCGGTGCTCCTGATGCAGGCGCTGTCGCGCCCCGACGCGCGCGACAGCATGGGCCTGCCGGCGCAGGACATCGCCTGGGGCGACTACGCCGCCGGGCCGGACATCCTGCGCGGCCTGCGCATCGGCCTGCTGCTGGACGCCGGCTGCGGCCTGCCTGTGCAGCCTGAGGTGCGCGCCGCCGCCCTGGCCGCCGCGCAGCTGCTGGAGCAGGCTGGCGCGACCATCGTGCCCATGCGGCCCTTCCTCACGCGCGCCATGCTCGATGGCATGGACCACTTCTGGCGCATGCGCTCGTACATGGATCTGCGCCAACTCCCGCCCGAGCGGCAGGCGCGCGTGCTGCCCTTCATTCGCGACTGGGCCATGAGCGCCGCCGGCTTCGACGGCGCTCACGTCTACCAGGCCAGCCAACAGTTCCACGCCACGCGCGTGGCCACGGTGCAGGCGTGCGCGCAGGTGGACTACGTGCTGTCGCCGGTCGCGCCCATCACGGCATTCGCTGCCGAGCTGCCATCGCCCACCAACGACCCGCTGCGCCCTCTGGAGCACATCGCCTTCACCGTGCCCTACAACATGTCCGAGCAGCCGGCCGCGTCGATCAACTGCGCCTGGAGCAGCGCCGGCCTGCCCATCGGCCTGCAGATCGCCGGCCAGCGTTTCGACGACCTGGGCGTTCTGCGGGTGGCCCATGCTTTCGAGCAACTGCGCGGTCCGCAGCGCCCCTGGCCGCGGCCGCCCGGCTGA
- a CDS encoding BLUF domain-containing protein, with amino-acid sequence MLVRLLYVSRAVDTSPAAIEAILAQSRQHNPASGITGVLCYGGGIFLQAIEGGRRAVSELFGHIQRDARHRDVELLAFEEIAERRFGGWTMGQVNLAKLNHSIVLKYSERPEFDPYAASGKVSFALLEELMATASIIGRP; translated from the coding sequence ATGCTGGTGCGCCTGCTCTACGTCAGCCGCGCGGTGGACACCTCCCCCGCGGCCATCGAAGCCATCCTGGCCCAGTCGCGCCAGCACAACCCGGCCAGCGGCATCACCGGCGTGCTGTGCTATGGCGGCGGCATCTTCCTGCAGGCCATCGAGGGCGGCCGCAGGGCGGTCAGCGAGCTGTTCGGCCACATCCAGCGCGATGCGCGCCACCGCGACGTGGAGCTGCTGGCCTTCGAGGAAATCGCCGAGCGGCGCTTCGGCGGCTGGACCATGGGCCAGGTCAACCTGGCCAAGCTGAACCATTCCATCGTGCTGAAATACTCCGAGCGGCCCGAGTTCGACCCCTACGCCGCATCGGGCAAGGTGTCGTTCGCGCTGCTGGAGGAGCTGATGGCGACGGCCTCCATCATCGGCCGGCCCTGA